One genomic segment of Ricinus communis isolate WT05 ecotype wild-type chromosome 3, ASM1957865v1, whole genome shotgun sequence includes these proteins:
- the LOC8284810 gene encoding uncharacterized protein LOC8284810 has product MKEASKVIMGATLVMVVSLAIVLGLVLVLLAELYCTLLLRRRQLLITSSNPTTTTATATIISASPAANASSPEHSLPQNHSASPHSYYAPGILQAPRSLFFPAASYKENKAAETKNQLSQLHHILDVHTQELNTSPQRIGLVKTSPSSTSLATLPHQIREIPIQISSANANDKACIGGVGESFVYISNPIYDNDASRPSRVETPFETPDSSPSRLETGGSSSSSSSGEEEIAQPSPSSPRSLPLTPPLTPMKKLPAEACSVSLRDARSLGTSGSDSVSINGLSSSSSGSPCTSPSW; this is encoded by the coding sequence ATGAAGGAGGCATCCAAGGTGATAATGGGAGCTACACTGGTGATGGTGGTGAGCCTTGCTATAGTGCTAGGCTTGGTTTTGGTGCTACTAGCTGAGCTCTATTGTACTCTCTTACTTCGTAGGCGCCAGCTCCTTATCACCTCCTCCAATCCTACCACCACCACTGCCACAGCCACCATCATCTCCGCGTCTCCGGCCGCTAACGCTTCCTCACCAGAGCACTCACTACCTCAAAATCATTCAGCTTCTCCTCACAGCTACTATGCACCAGGGATTCTTCAGGCCCCAAGAAGCCTCTTCTTCCCTGCAGCTTCTTACAAAGAAAACAAGGCAGCAGAAACAAAGAACCAACTCTCCCAACTTCATCACATTCTTGATGTCCATACTCAAGAATTAAATACAAGTCCCCAAAGAATCGGTCTTGTAAAAACTTCACCTTCATCAACTTCGTTAGCGACTTTACCTCACCAGATTCGAGAAATCCCAATTCAAATTAGCAGCGCTAATGCTAATGACAAAGCTTGCATTGGGGGTGTTGGAGAGTCTTTTGTTTATATATCAAATCCCATTTATGACAATGACGCAAGCAGGCCAAGTAGGGTGGAGACTCCATTTGAAACTCCTGATTCATCGCCATCAAGACTGGAAACAGGTggctcttcttcttcttcttcttcaggtGAAGAGGAGATAGCTCAACCATCACCATCTAGTCCACGTTCACTTCCCCTCACACCTCCATTGACTCCAATGAAGAAGCTACCAGCAGAGGCATGTTCAGTTTCTTTAAGAGATGCAAGGTCTTTAGGCACTTCGGGCAGTGATTCTGTGAGTATTAATGGTTTGTCATCCTCATCCTCAGGATCTCCATGCACATCTCCTTCATGGTGA